A single window of Debaryomyces hansenii CBS767 chromosome F complete sequence DNA harbors:
- a CDS encoding DEHA2F24596p (highly similar to uniprot|Q04802 Candida albicans NAG1 Glucosamine-6-phosphate isomerase), whose amino-acid sequence MKQVTFSSKEDASSYLAKYIIDRINQFAPTPSKPFVLGLPTGSSPEGVYGKLIEAYKEGKVSFKNVVTFNMDEYIGLKPSNQQSYHYFMFNKFFNHIDIPRENINILNGLANNIEEECHRYEAKIKSVGCIHLFMGGLGAEGHLAFNEAGSVRESITRKVALVESTLKANSRFFNNDTSKVPSHALSVGISTILDNSDEIVIIVLGKSKTFALEKTLYGTKNDANYPSSYLQDHHNVMVVCDNEAAGLRAKL is encoded by the coding sequence ATGAAGCAAGTTACATTTAGCTCGAAGGAGGACGCATCATCATATTTGGCGAAATACATTATTGATAGAATCAACCAATTTGCACCTACACCATCCAAGCCGTTTGTTTTAGGTCTTCCCACCGGTTCATCGCCAGAAGGTGTATATGGCAAGCTAATTGAGGCGTATAAAGAGGGGAAAGTATCGTTCAAAAATGTTGTGACATTCAATATGGACGAGTATATCGGATTGAAACCTTCGAACCAACAATCGTACCACTATTTCATgtttaacaaatttttcaaccatATCGACATACCCCGCgagaatatcaatatattgaatGGTTTGGCAAacaatattgaagaagaatgtcATAGGTATGAGGCTAAGATCAAAAGTGTGGGGTGCATTCATCTCTTCATGGGAGGATTAGGGGCCGAGGGGCATTTGGCATTCAACGAAGCTGGTTCGGTTAGAGAATCGATAACTCGGAAGGTGGCTTTGGTCGAATCAACTCTCAAAGCTAATTCCAggtttttcaataatgacaCATCTAAGGTTCCGTCGCATGCATTATCTGTGGGGATCTCTACCATTTTGGATAATTCGGATGAAATCGTCATTATTGTATTGGGAAAAAGTAAGACGTTTGCATTGGAAAAGACTCTATATGGTACGAAGAACGATGCTAACTACCCATCTTCGTATTTGCAGGATCACCACAACGTGATGGTCGTTTGCGATAACGAAGCTGCTGGCCTTAGAGCCAAGTTGTAA
- a CDS encoding DEHA2F24618p (similar to uniprot|Q9C0M1 Candida albicans CaNAG5 CaNAG5 protein) gives MIHTIVTPAFSSTLSGVGATGSLKEHSLHPVVEEMASIDSDTGDLSTSPSSVSSDLPVTSKTMLQKAVEGLTQNVDPCSLKHHSDCLLDDFNESLSENSKLTMLPNYNISPTGNEEGNYLIIDVGGSTLRVAVIRIDPFVNESEDRSERVHIIIEKKWHISDSSKTIDSEFFRWVSSKVYETLEEQDLIRAEDLVINTGISWSFPLEQVSHNSGKIVYVGKGYTIASDIYNQDLKFILEKSLSDNYNITIDIKTIINDSLAVYSAGSFMDKHMKLALVLGTGFNMCCSLRTGNLHEQKKLNQDAILLNTELSLFGHTLISDLANKYDSKIDKRFDFKGGDLNFKPHMTVDPLTNDIFQPCELMTSGRYLSELTRLILIDLIEAKEIFAELDDNDLCPIFKNYEGITGQLMCYISEVEDEVLITEKVCEEFGWNKSLITLSDISKLKVVVNSVIQRAAFIVAITMVSFIKLLDHHNGCYGQDLLTIGYVGSVLLHFKNYRKLILKYVNDNEDIKRLNIKIDFKSIDNSSIVGAAIGAAYYK, from the coding sequence ATGATACATACGATTGTGACACCGGCATTTTCTTCTACATTATCGGGTGTGGGAGCGACTGGTCTGTTGAAAGAGCACCTGCTACACCCTGTCGTTGAGGAAATGGCATCGATAGACTCAGATACGGGTGATTTATCGACTTCGCCAAGTTCGGTTAGTAGCGACTTACCAGTTACATCAAAGACAATGTTACAGAAGGCAGTAGAAGGACTTACTCAGAATGTGGACCCATGCAGCTTGAAGCATCACTCAGACTGTTTATTAGACGACTTTAACGAATCGCTATCGGAAAATTCGAAGTTGACTATGTTGCCGAACTACAATATTAGTCCAACAGGCAACGAAGAGGGAAACTACCTAATCATAGATGTAGGAGGGTCAACTCTTCGTGTGGCGGTTATACGAATCGATCCATTTGTCAATGAATCAGAAGATCGTTCTGAACGGGTTCACATTATCATCGAGAAGAAATGGCACATTAGTGACTCGTCGAAAACTATCGATTCAGAGTTTTTTAGATGGGTCAGTTCAAAAGTATATGAAACTTTAGAAGAGCAAGATTTGATAAGGGCTGAAGATTTGGTAATTAACACGGGTATCTCTTGGTCGTTTCCTTTGGAGCAGGTTTCTCACAATTCTGGGAAAATCGTGTACGTTGGAAAGGGTTACACCATTGCATCTGATATTTACAATCAAGATTTAAAATTCATATTAGAGAAATCATTATCGGACAATTACAACATTACTATCGATATCAAAACTATCATCAATGATTCGTTAGCAGTGTATTCTGCCGGTTCATTCATGGATAAGCATATGAAATTAGCGCTTGTTTTAGGAACTGGATTCAACATGTGTTGTTCTTTACGTACTGGTAATTTGCATGagcagaagaaattaaatcagGATGCGATACTTCTTAATACAGAGTTATCTCTTTTCGGACACACATTGATTTCTGACTTagcaaataaatatgatagtaaaattgataaaagaTTTGATTTTAAGGGTGGCGATCTTAACTTCAAGCCGCATATGACGGTTGATCCATTAACAaatgatatttttcaaccttGTGAGTTAATGACTAGTGGTAGATACTTATCTGAATTAACTAGgttaattttaattgatttgattgaagCAAAGGAAATTTTCGCTGAATTGGATGATAATGACTTATGTCCGATTTTTAAGAATTATGAGGGTATCACTGGTCAATTAATGTGTTACATATCAGAAGTTGAGGATGAAGTATTGATCACTGAAAAGGTATGCGAAGAATTTGGCTGGAACAAATCTTTGATTACACTTTCTGATATAAGTAAGTTAAAAGTGGTTGTTAATAGTGTCATTCAAAGGGCTGCATTTATTGTAGCAATCACGATGGTTAGTTTCATAAAACTATTAGACCATCATAATGGGTGCTACGGACAAGACCTACTTACAATAGGATACGTCGGATCGGTATTACTACACTTTAAGAATTATCGGAAgttaatattgaaatatgtaAACGACAATGAGGATATTAAACGgttgaatatcaaaatagatTTTAAATCAATCGACAACAGTTCGATTGTTGGTGCTGCAATTGGCGCAGcatattataaataa
- a CDS encoding DEHA2F24662p (similar to uniprot|P39677 Saccharomyces cerevisiae YJL102W MEF2 mitochondrial elongation factor G-like protein), with the protein MTNTGPIVRRVFRYASVLDTICYKRGIHSSRALLSESRLNSVPPDRTRNIGIIAHIDAGKTTTTERMLFYSGKTRRIGNVDEGDTVTDYLPSERERGITIQSAAITIPWNKNKINIIDTPGHADFTFEVTRSLRVLDSCVTILDAVAGVEAQTEKVWKQAQALGIPKIAYVNKMDRDGAGFSRTVKEIIQKLQTRVVLCNIPYWETPVNDVPIFKGVLDVLNKKLLKWNSDSNANGTDISVTDLEKEMDKYPELYEMVSKSRESMVETLGEFDETIIDSFLENDEDYMKIPVAVLNSAIKRGTLANYVTPVFCGSSFRNIGVQPLMDAVVNFLPSPLETKVPDISSNAPKALAKMKGKNRKKKVTSEPTDVPLSMDPKHGLVINKNPNLTTALAFKVITHPTRGVMTFFRVYSGKLTSNTTIMNTRTGKKLNLRKLLLMHGDEPEVVPSISAGNIGVISGTDDDIVTGDTIVSHGPVNKPFNDLESSLKMLPIEIPPPLFNSSIEPLTAGDTRHLNSCIQILLREDPSLKVSVDEDLGQIILSGMGELHLEIIKERLVTDMKANARLRDVAVSYKETLGKPNYKSVTQSTGDNGCVSIEISMDSFEGLAEESSFADEDGAIVLEHENNIVILEPSATPEYMQTAIDERRWKSDHSLEDLQESLVHGCITALQLGGPVFGFALHSTVIRIKNWHFPVDSKDYNSSSLLDISRRAVTKNIKDLGESEKDLFSLLEPIMQTKVYINSDSLGEVVHDLTHRCQATITSIDDESENMDALNWANEESERVYVPPDYTMKNTNNLQVELRNKKVIVAETPLREMIGYLSRLRSITQGRGVFDMSYLGMKRVIKSRLASISNEFNFM; encoded by the coding sequence ATGACCAACACCGGCCCCATAGTCAGAAGAGTGTTCCGATACGCTTCAGTATTAGATACTATCTGCTACAAGAGAGGGATACATCTGTCGAGAGCCCTTTTGAGCGAAAGTCGCTTAAATTCAGTCCCTCCAGATCGTACCAGAAATATAGGTATTATTGCCCATATTGATGCAGGGAAGACAACAACAACTGAAAGAATGCTTTTCTATAGTGGGAAAACTCGTCGGATTGGAAATGTGGACGAAGGAGATACGGTGACCGATTATTTACCATCTGAAAGGGAACGTGGTATCACAATCCAGCTGGCAGCCATTACAATTCCTTGGAATAAGAACAAAATTAACATAATAGATACTCCAGGGCATGCGGATTTTACATTTGAAGTCACAAGGTCTTTGAGAGTTTTGGATAGTTGTGTGACTATATTAGATGCTGTTGCAGGAGTCGAGGCACAGACTGAGAAGGTTTGGAAGCAAGCACAAGCATTAGGGATTCCAAAGATTGCCTATGTCAATAAGATGGATAGGGATGGTGCAGGATTTAGTAGAACAGTGAAAGAAATTATCCAGAAGTTGCAAACTCGGGTGGTTTTATGTAATATCCCATACTGGGAGACTCCTGTAAATGATGTGCCCATCTTCAAAGGTGTTCTAGatgtattaaataaaaagcTTTTAAAGTGGAATTCTGATTCAAATGCAAATGGGACTGATATTAGTGTCACTGACttagaaaaagaaatggaTAAATACCCAGAATTGTACGAGATGGTTAGTAAGAGTCGTGAATCAATGGTTGAAACGTTGGGTGAATTTGACGAAACTATTATAGATTCATTTTTAGAGAACGATGAAGATTATATGAAAATCCCTGTAGCTGTGTTAAATTCTGCTATCAAAAGGGGTACGCTCGCTAATTATGTTACTCCAGTATTTTGTGGTTCATCCTTCAGGAATATAGGTGTGCAACCTCTCATGGACGCAGTTGTGAACTTTTTACCTTCTCCATTGGAAACTAAAGTTCCTGACATCAGTTCTAACGCTCCAAAAGCCTTAGCTAAGATGAAAGGCAAAAATCGTAAGAAGAAAGTAACCTCGGAGCCCACTGATGTTCCTTTATCTATGGATCCAAAGCATGGTTTAGTTATTAACAAGAATCCAAATTTAACTACCGCATTAGCTTTCAAAGTTATCACCCATCCCACTCGTGGTGTTATGACCTTCTTCAGGGTTTACAGTGGTAAGTTGACTTCCAATACAACTATCATGAATACTCGAACTGGTAAGAAACTTAACCTTAGAAAGTTGCTATTGATGCATGGTGATGAACCGGAAGTCGTACCGCTGATTAGTGCAGGTAATATAGGTGTTATTTCCGGTACCGATGATGATATCGTTACCGGTGATACGATAGTTTCTCATGGCCCAGTAAATAAACCGTTTAATGATTTGGAATCCAGTTTGAAAATGTTACCAATTGAAATTCCGCCACCactatttaattcatcaatagaACCATTGACTGCAGGTGACACGAGACATTTGAATAGTTGTATACAGATATTATTAAGAGAGGATCCCTCCTTAAAGGTGAGCGTTGATGAAGATCTTGgtcaaataattttgagtGGAATGGGAGAATTACATTTagaaattatcaaagaaCGGTTGGTTACTGATATGAAAGCTAATGCTAGATTAAGAGATGTTGCAGTCTCTTACAAAGAAACATTAGGGAAACCAAACTATAAACTGGTCACACAATCTACTGGAGACAATGGGTGTGTTTCAATAGAAATTTCTATGGATTCTTTCGAAGGATTGGCTGAAGAGTCTAGTTTTGCTGATGAAGATGGTGCAATAGTGTTAGAGcatgaaaataatattgttattttGGAACCTTCGGCTACGCCTGAATATATGCAAACTGCCATTGATGAAAGGCGTTGGAAATCTGACCATTCTTTGGAAGATCTTCAAGAAAGCTTGGTCCACGGATGTATCACTGCGTTACAATTAGGTGGGCCTGTATTTGGTTTTGCTTTGCATTCCACTGTCATCCGGATCAAAAACTGGCATTTCCCGGTTGATTCGAAAGACTACAATTCGTCCTCATTATTGGATATTAGCAGACGGGCAGTTACTAAGAATATAAAGGATCTTGGGGAATCAGAAAAGGACTTATTCAGCCTCTTAGAACCTATTATGCAAACAAAAGTGTATATTAATTCTGACTCGTTAGGTGAGGTTGTTCACGACTTAACTCATAGATGTCAGGCTACCATTACCTCGATCGATGACGAATCCGAAAATATGGACGCATTGAACTGGGCTAACGAAGAGTCAGAAAGGGTCTACGTACCTCCTGACTACACCATGaagaatacaaataatCTTCAGGTTGAATTGAGAAATAAAAAGGTGATAGTTGCAGAAACACCTTTGAGAGAAATGATTGGCTATTTATCTCGTTTGAGATCAATCACTCAAGGAAGAGGGGTATTTGATATGAGTTATCTTGGTATGAAAAGGGTAATCAAGTCAAGATTGGCTAGTATATCcaatgaatttaatttcatgTAA
- a CDS encoding DEHA2F24706p (similar to uniprot|P36032 Saccharomyces cerevisiae YKL221W MCH2 Protein), whose protein sequence is MNMEEGSTESLKNDKINQQHSMSQDESEPNVESLSTNSEKNMIPSDLEKDKPLTDENEFQYDVGYAWVIVFGVFLLNFSTWGMNSGFAIYFSYYLNNDTFEGASKLDYSAIGGIAFGGGLLFSPFINYLQGRIGTRPLIMLGNCLQFMGLMMASFSVSRWQLYMTQGVINSFGLACISLPGITLLPQYFKKRRTLSGGLATAGSGVGGIVFNLGMQKVIQTRDVFWALRCQSIIAFGLVWIAVAILRSRSKNAKIEFTIIDMQCLRCTGFWFFVLYVITCMFAYVVVLYTLVNFTTSLGYSEYEGSIVSAMVQLGSCIGRPLVGLTADKIGSITMALIAYTLCAIFALAMWIPARNYATIIVFALIMGSLMGSIYGTVAPSIARLVGMNKLNVTFCMLWMFLGGAGIASPVIGVSLKTGGGGFVDATQYVYCSVFAGVSFAVCALSLLLLRGYVLGRDTLVDAESDSDYGGHLSVRVPLGLALRSCFKWTPRRA, encoded by the coding sequence ATGAACATGGAAGAAGGACTGACTGAGTCGTTAAAGAACGACAAAATCAACCAACAACATTCGATGAGTCAAGACGAAAGCGAGCCAAATGTGGAGAGTCTTAGTACAAACTCGGAAAAAAATATGATACCTTCAGACTTGGAAAAGGATAAACCGTTGACAGATGAGAACGAGTTTCAATATGATGTTGGGTATGCTTGGGTAATAGTGTTTGGGGTATTTTTgcttaatttttcaacctGGGGTATGAACTCAGGATTTGCGATTTATTTTTCGTACTATTTGAATAACGATACGTTCGAGGGAGCATCAAAGTTAGATTATAGTGCTATAGGAGGGATAGCATTTGGAGGGGGGTTGCTATTTTCACCATTTATCAACTATTTACAAGGTCGGATCGGAACCAGACCTCTAATCATGCTCGGTAATTGCTTGCAGTTTATGGGCCTAATGATGGCGAGTTTTTCAGTAAGCCGCTGGCAATTATACATGACACAAGGGGTCATAAATAGTTTTGGGTTAGCTTGCATCTCTCTCCCCGGAATAACGTTACTTCctcaatatttcaaaaagagAAGGACCTTGCTGGGAGGTTTGGCGACAGCAGGATCCGGGGTTGGTGGTATTGTGTTCAACCTTGGTATGCAAAAGGTCATTCAGACTAGAGATGTTTTCTGGGCCCTCAGATGTCAGAGTATTATAGCATTCGGTTTGGTATGGATTGCCGTAGCAATTCTTAGATCTCGTTCCAAAAATGCTAAGATTGAGTTCACCATCATCGACATGCAATGTTTGAGGTGTACGGGGTTCTGGTTTTTCGTCTTATATGTGATAACATGTATGTTTGCATATGTGGTCGTATTGTATACTTTGGTTAACTTTACTACATCATTAGGCTACAGCGAATATGAAGGGTCTATTGTGTCTGCAATGGTTCAATTGGGTTCTTGTATAGGAAGACCCTTAGTTGGTCTCACTGCTGACAAAATTGGTTCCATCACTATGGCACTTATCGCATATACCTTATGCGCAATATTTGCTTTGGCAATGTGGATTCCTGCCAGGAACTACGCAACCATTATCGTATTTGCCTTAATCATGGGTTCTTTAATGGGTTCTATATACGGTACCGTCGCACCTTCTATTGCAAGGCTTGTTGGCATGAATAAGCTAAATGTCACTTTCTGCATGTTGTGGATGTTCTTAGGCGGTGCCGGGATTGCATCTCCTGTTATAGGAGTGTCGTTGAAAACCGGAGGTGGGGGTTTTGTCGATGCTACACAATATGTCTACTGTTCTGTGTTTGCTGGTGTATCGTTTGCGGTATGTGccttatcattattattattaagagGTTACGTTTTGGGCCGTGATACTTTGGTTGACGCTGAATCTGATTCGGATTACGGTGGACATTTATCAGTAAGAGTTCCTTTAGGTCTTGCTTTAAGAAGTTGTTTCAAATGGACCCCTAGAAGGgcttga
- a CDS encoding DEHA2F24574p (similar to uniprot|Q9C0N5 Candida albicans CaNAG2 CaNAG2 protein), whose product MSFTKFTNCQLCDQGIIYYDGELYVDNSTGRIASRPEKGAKIEVVDLEGNILAPGFIDIQNNGIFGLNFSSLNGNSSEEDVEGFRNHYRDAMAKYLATGVTAICPTVTSNFPEVYEKVLPVYKVSRSKVQTDSLGAHCEGPFINVQKKGCHPPETFTDAKGGYRDITKVYGENNLSEYVAIVTAAPEIEGVLDVIAVLKEKNITVSIGHTTAGYETGLQAIENGATMVTHLYNAMPQPHHRDVGVVGLITSPIAKDAPYFGLITDGVHVDPSMATIAYRSRPDKCIVVTDAMHLIGLPDGTYKWDNQYITKTGPRLYLKGTKTLAGAATTLPQCMRNLMAWANISLPEAIKTVTNNPAKSIGVEKRKGFLNVDCDADLVVLDKKGFVKNVYKLGKPIKTSDENQPSKLMAAL is encoded by the coding sequence ATGTCGTTTACAAAATTTACCAATTGCCAGTTATGTGACCAGGGTATTATATACTACGATGGAGAGCTATACGTTGATAATTCCACCGGTAGAATTGCTAGTAGGCCGGAAAAAGGTgcaaaaattgaagttgTTGATTTGGAAGGTAATATACTAGCCCCAGGGTTTATTGATATCCAGAACAACGGAATATTCGGGTTgaatttctcttctttgAATGGAAATTCGAGTGAAGAGGATGTTGAAGGGTTCAGAAATCATTATCGTGATGCTATGGCTAAATATTTAGCTACAGGAGTGACGGCTATTTGTCCTACGGTAACATCGAACTTTCCAGAGGTGTATGAGAAGGTCTTGCCGGTGTATAAGGTCAGCCGTTCGAAAGTGCAAACAGACTCTCTTGGAGCACACTGTGAGGGACCATTTATAAATGTCCAGAAGAAAGGATGCCATCCTCCTGAGACATTTACAGATGCCAAGGGGGGCTACAGAGATATCACAAAAGTGTATGGCGAGAACAACCTTTCCGAGTATGTGGCCATAGTAACCGCAGCCCCCGAAATCGAAGGAGTCTTGGATGTGATTGCAGTcttgaaagagaagaataTCACTGTATCCATTGGCCATACCACTGCAGGCTACGAGACGGGGTTGCAGgcaattgaaaatggtgCTACCATGGTCACTCATTTATACAATGCCATGCCACAACCACATCACCGGGATGTCGGGGTTGTGGGGTTGATAACATCGCCAATTGCTAAGGACGCGCCTTATTTCGGTTTGATAACAGATGGAGTCCATGTTGACCCTTCCATGGCCACAATAGCATATAGATCGAGGCCAGATAAGTGCATAGTGGTCACCGATGCAATGCATTTGATAGGTCTACCAGACGGGACTTACAAGTGGGATAATCAATACATAACGAAGACAGGCCCTagattatatttgaaggGAACTAAGACTTTGGCTGGTGCTGCAACCACTTTGCCTCAATGCATGCGGAATTTGATGGCCTGGGCCAATATTTCGCTTCCAGAAGCAATTAAAACGGTTACTAATAATCCAGCCAAGTCAATCGGTGTAGAGAAAAGGAAGGGCTTCTTAAATGTAGACTGTGATGCCGATTTGGTCGTTTTAGACAAAAAAGGGTTTGTAAAGAATGTCTATAAATTGGGCAAACCAATTAAAACATCAGACGAGAACCAGCCTTCCAAGTTAATGGCTGCATTATAA
- a CDS encoding DEHA2F24640p (similar to uniprot|Q9C0L9 Candida albicans CaNAG6 CaNAG6 protein), producing MSTGHKSLSPSDFVNDENQSVGSSSSSFVPVEQNSENAIQMINENKQFNESILNYIEKSTSSSDIGNNYHIISVFGSQSTGKSTLLNHLFNTNFDVMDESKRQQTTKGIWMAHSPLVSSTLTNGSKSEENIFVMDVEGTDGRERGEDQDFERKAALFALSTSEILIINIWETQVGLYQGANMGLLKTVFEVNLSLFGKSKLDKNDHKVLLLFVIRDHIGVTPLENLAATLTQDLVAMWDSLNIPPELSHLQFQDFFDIAFHTLGHKVLQPEKFTDDIKLLGNKIIDMHDSGYLFKKNYHHNIPVDGWTMYAESCWNQIDNNKDLDLPTQQILVAKFKCDEILNLVYDEFVLGFNEHLLADAPSKSSDTETSIDYSELGLSFMQMRNATLENFELAASKYNQSVYEQKRAALSLKINNKFSELFEIYVKDLVDKYTKSFTDTVSFGKKKLQGNTFHEGITNLQESIFQEFSQNIALISLNGDLEYDNHVKGLQLKLEQMVSKQQIVELNSIITKSLKKLNNGLGKVIVEELNDPKSDTWDNILEKFKSYVDSTVSKYEVGAGEYDFGLGTSLQSNIGAINKFKYKSWVSFHELIHKYISKDNVLNSLKDRFDDKFRYDENGLPRLYQNGHELDNSFNESKSYAMDILPVLTIAKLSDGTEILPDYDIFDKRLRNQYGGASVVTADDQQISIDTDSEDEEEENPCFAEILSESDKAAILAKFKKEINAKFVETKRSIIQNVTQIPYYIYLVILVLGWNEFMAIIRNPLFFTLALLLGAGAYVMYHLNLLKPASIVAQRMIDESIVLAKQKLKEFLLDEPETHGHNLNKISGNKTPPEDESIELDNLDPK from the coding sequence ATGTCTACCGGCCACAAATCTCTTTCGCCATCTGATTTCgttaatgatgaaaatcaaTCAGTTGGatcgtcttcatcgtcatttGTTCCTGTTGAACAGAATTCAGAGAATGCCATTCAGatgattaatgaaaataagcAATTCAATGAAAGTATCTTAAATTATATCGAGAAGTCTACCAGCTCATCTGATATCGGCaataattatcatattATTTCAGTTTTTGGATCGCAATCAACTGGTAAATCAACTTTGTTGAATCACCTATTCAATACCAATTTTGACGTTATGGATGAATCAAAGCGTCAGCAGACTACCAAGGGTATCTGGATGGCTCATTCTCCATTGGTATCTTCAACTTTAACAAATGGGTCTAAGCtggaagaaaatatatttgttatGGACGTCGAAGGTACAGATGGTAGGGAAAGAGGTGAGGACCAGGATTTCGAGAGAAAAGCAGCGTTGTTTGCGTTATCCACGTCTGAAATCttgattatcaatatatggGAGACCCAAGTTGGGTTGTATCAGGGAGCGAATATGGGGTTGTTGAAAACTGTGTTTGAAGTCAACCTCTCGTTGTTCGGTAAGTCGAAGTTGGACAAAAATGATCACAAGGTGTTGTTGCTATTTGTCATTAGAGATCATATCGGAGTGACTCCATTGGAGAATTTGGCTGCCACATTAACCCAAGATTTGGTTGCAATGTGGGATAGTTTAAACATTCCACCAGAATTGTCTCACTTAcaatttcaagattttttCGACATTGCGTTCCATACCCTAGGCCATAAAGTTTTACAACCAGAAAAGTTCACCGATGATATAAAACTCTTGggaaataaaattattgatatgCATGATAGTGGTTActtattcaagaagaattatcacCACAATATACCAGTTGATGGTTGGACTATGTATGCAGAAAGCTGTTGGAACCAGATtgacaataataaagatttaGATTTGCCTACTCAACAGATCTTGGTAGCAAAATTCAAGTGTGAcgaaattttgaatcttGTGTATGACGAATTCGTTTTAGGATTTAATGAACATTTATTGGCAGATGCCCCTTCAAAGTCCTCGGATACTGAGACTAGTATTGATTATAGTGAGTTGGGGTTATCCTTTATGCAAATGAGAAACGCTACACtcgaaaattttgaattggcGGCCTCCAAGTACAACCAATCCGTTTATGAACAAAAACGAGCTGCCTTATCATTGAagattaataataaatttagcGAGCTTTTCGAGATTTATGTCAAAGACTTAGTGGATAAATACACCAAATCATTTACTGATACGGTATCTTTCggaaagaaaaaattacaaGGTAATACATTCCATGAGGGTATTACCAATTTGCAAGAATCTAtctttcaagaattttctcaaaatatagcattgatttctttgaatgGTGACTTGGAATACGATAATCACGTAAAAGGATTACAATTAAAATTGGAGCAAATGGTTTCTAAACAACAAATCGTTGAACTCAATTCGATTATAACTAAATCGTTGAAAAAACTAAATAATGGTTTAGGTAAGGTTATCGTTGAGGAGTTGAATGATCCAAAAAGTGATACTTGGgataatattttggaaaagTTTAAACTGTACGTAGATAGTACGGTATCTAAATATGAAGTTGGTGCTGGTGAATATGACTTTGGTTTAGGAACTTCATTGCAATCAAATATTGGTGCAATAAATAAGTTTAAGTATAAATCATGGGTTAGTTTCCATGAATTGATTCATAAgtatatttcaaaagatAACGTATTAAACCTGTTGAAGGACAGATTTGACGATAAATTTAGATATGATGAAAATGGATTACCAAGATTATATCAAAATGGTCACGAGTTAGACAATAGCTTCAATGAATCCAAATCTTATGCAATGGATATCTTACCAGTGTTAACTATTGCTAAATTGAGTGATGGAACTGAAATTTTGCCagattatgatatttttgataagcGCTTGAGAAACCAATACGGAGGTGCTTCAGTGGTTACTGCTGATGACCAACAGATCAGTATTGATACTGATAgtgaagacgaagaagaagaaaatccATGCTTTGCTGAAATCTTATCAGAATCTGATAAGGCCGCTATATTAGCTAAATTtaagaaagaaattaacGCCAAATTTGTCGAGACAAAGAGGtctattattcaaaacGTTACCCAGATTCCTTACTACATATATTTGGTTATTTTGGTTTTAGGATGGAACGAATTTATGGCCATTATTCGCAATCCATTATTTTTCACGTTGGCATTACTATTAGGAGCTGGTGCATACGTGATGTAccatttgaatttattgaaaccaGCTAGCATAGTGGCACAAAGGATGATCGATGAATCGATTGTATTGGCCAAACAAAAACTAAAAGAGTTCTTACTTGACGAACCCGAAACCCATGGACATAACTTGAACAAGATCAGTGGTAACAAAACTCCACCCGAAGACGAGTCAATCGAATTAGATAACTTAGATCCTAAGTAA